A stretch of Pomacea canaliculata isolate SZHN2017 linkage group LG6, ASM307304v1, whole genome shotgun sequence DNA encodes these proteins:
- the LOC112566368 gene encoding sulfotransferase 4A1-like, whose protein sequence is MVAFRCCVNQMLRLTHVNNPGSAVNVSLFGVCWHRILCRSTFKQAVFKMPLNHTFAPMLCNMFSRSLSTFVRETSPIKKHFTFFRTACPSELKQRGLGYCSPRVRHVTTAPHDRSRIRNLLIATYVSGAIGATLLAAIGYRAFGRFKKRARGIEEIDEPFYGRRKQYICRYRGYTLPSSLIDTIANDVPWFEVRDDDIWVVGFPKSGATWMQEIVYLIATDFDYESAGSATIEDRFPYLEYPIPGLKAISAMSSPRFIKSHLPFSLLPKDLTEKKPKIIYIVRNPKDTAVSLHAFTRLQGTKLNGTVENFAEMFLKDLVIYGPWLKHVQEAWEQKNEGNVLFVSYEDLHRDFRGTAGQIAKFLGKPASEAQLAELEQHVSFRSMQNNDKLNYSWYKGFWDFEGTQEGFMRKGKVGDWKNHFSPELANQFDAMTAKLESLGLTFVDDLPESDVNKPEIVTA, encoded by the exons ATGGTGGCCTTTAGGTGTTGTGTGAATCAGATGCTGAGATTAACACATGTGAACAATCCTGGTAGTGCTGTCAATGTCAGTCTTTTTGGTGTCTGTTGGCACCGAATCTTGTGCCGCTCGACTTTTAAGCAAGCAGTTTTCAAAATGCCTTTAAACCACACCTTCGCTCCTATGCTTTGCAACATGTTTTCAAGATCGTTGTCCACTTTTGTTCGAGAAACCTCACCgattaaaaaacatttcactttttttcgaACTGCTTGTCCATCCGAATTAAAACAGCGGGGTCTGGGATACTGCTCTCCTCGAGTGCGTCATGTCACAACAGCTCCGCACGACAGAAGTCGTATCAGGAATCTTCTGATAGCCACCTATGTTTCAGGAGCCATTGGTGCAACCCTTTTGGCTGCCATAGGATACAGGGCATTCGGGCGGTTCAAGAAAAGAGCACGTGGGATCGAAGAGATCGACGAACCTTTTTATGGACGGCGAAAACAATATATTTGTCGATATAGAGGCTATACCCTTCCATCATCACTGATAGATACCATAGCAAACGATGTACCATGGTTTGAAGTTAGAGATGATGATATTTGGGTTGTTGGTTTTCCCAAATCAG GAGCGACTTGGATGCAGGAAATTGTGTATTTAATAGCTACAGACTTCGATTATGAAAGTGCAGGAAGTGCAACAATTGAAGACCGATTTCCATACTTGGAGTATCCTATACCAGGATTAAAAGCTATCAGTGCCATGTCATCACCACGATTCATTAAGTCGCATCTTCCTTTCTCACTTCTTCCCAAGGACTTGACTGAAAAAAAGCCAAAG ATAATCTACATAGTTCGGAATCCAAAAGACACAGCTGTTTCACTGCATGCCTTTACAAGACTGCAGGGAACAAAACTGAATGGCACCGTAGAGAACTTTGCTGAGATGTTTTTGAAAGACCTTG TCATTTACGGACCATGGTTGAAGCATGTTCAAGAGGCCTgggaacaaaaaaatgaaggcaaTGTACTTTTCGTCAGCTACGAGGATCTTCACAGG GATTTCAGAGGAACAGCAGGTCAGATTGCGAAATTCTTGGGCAAGCCAGCATCCGAAGCACAGCTGGCTGAGCTGGAGCAGCACGTTTCTTTTCGCAGCATGCAGAACAACGACAAACTCAACTACAGCTGGTACAAAGGATTCTGGGACTTTGAGGGGACACAAGAGGGCTTTATGAGAAAAG GTAAGGTTGGAGACTGGAAGAACCACTTCTCACCAGAACTGGCCAATCAGTTTGATGCCATGACTGCAAAGCTCGAATCACTTGGTCTCACCTTTGTTGATGATCTTCCAGAAAGTGATGTCAACAAACCAGAGATTGTTACAGCCTGA